One part of the Diadema setosum chromosome 6, eeDiaSeto1, whole genome shotgun sequence genome encodes these proteins:
- the LOC140230055 gene encoding leucine-rich repeat-containing protein 58-like: MPKRFRVRLNADCKNDPRIAMYSRKGIDVFPVDDLVEHKERLEIIDVSRNQISTIPAGINNFVSIIELDMSANRITRLPDELLQLPNLKTLTCKNNLLNSDSLPKDLSTFPALQTLNLSGNLFLNFPVQLTEISTLRVLHMGGNRIQDIPPQIERLARLEHFYLGGNRLVTLPSTLGNLQSLLSLVLCDNRLTSLPSELVQLKQLRSLSLHNNHLTTLPPEIISLTELCELSLRGNPLVVRFVRDLTWNPPTLLELAARSVKNNQVQYTKEDLPGELLRYLDSAGHCLNPRCNGVYFNARIQHIKFVDFCGKYRLPLMQYLCSPSCSSASRSSSSSSGSQPSSSDESEDEVPIPRNTLKKVLLG, from the exons ATGCCGAAGAGGTTCCGTGTACGTCTCAACGCAGATTGTAAGAACGACCCACGAATAGCCATGTATTCTAGAAAAGGTATCGATGTTTTTCCAGTTGACGATCTGGTCGAACACAAAGAAAGACTTGAGATCATTGATGTGAGTCGAAACCAGATATCAACGATTCCCGCAGGGATCAACAATTTTGTCAGCATCATCGAGCTAGACATGAGTGCAAATCGCATCACCAGACTGCCAGATGAACTTCTGCAACTCCCGAACTTGAAAACGCTCACTTGCAAAAACAATCTATTAAACAGTGACTCCTTGCCTAAAGACCTATCGACGTTTCCTGCTTTGCAGACCCTCAATTTGAGTGGGAATCTTTTCCTCAACTTTCCAGTCCAACTCACAGAAATATCGACTTTGAGAGTTCTCCATATGGGAGGAAATCGAATTCAAGATATCCCTCCTCAAATTGAGAGACTGGCAAG GTTGGAACATTTCTACTTGGGAGGCAATCGGCTGGTCACACTGCCATCCACTCTGGGCAACCTGCAATCTCTACTTTCGCTGGTACTGTGCGACAATCGTCTAACCTCACTGCCATCTGAACTCGTACAGCTGAAGCAGCTGCGCTCCCTGAGCCTCCATAACAACCACTTAACTACTCTTCCCCCGGAGATCATTTCTCTGACCGAACTTTGCGAACTGAGTTTGCGGGGTAACCCGCTGGTGGTGCGCTTCGTCCGGGATTTGACGTGGAACCCACCTACATTACTGGAGTTGGCGGCTAGATCCGTGAAGAACAATCAGGTGCAATACACAAAAGAAGATCTGCCAGGAGAGCTCCTGAGATATCTAGACTCAGCAGGACATTGTCTGAATCCTCGCTGCAATG GTGTCTACTTCAATGCTCGCATCCAGCACATCAAATTTGTGGACTTCTGCGGCAAGTACCGTCTTCCCCTCATGCAGTACCTCTGCTCCCCATCCTGCTCCTCGGCCAGCCggagtagcagcagcagcagcggtaGC